The window TGATCCTCGCGCTCTCCGGGCTCATCCCGGTGGTCGCGGCCGCGGCGACGTTCGTGGTCATCCCGTTCCACGCGTGGATCAACCACTACAAGAAGGCCGCACCGTACCTCCCGCGGGTCGCCATCGTCGTCCCGGCCTGGAACGAGGGCGCGGTGATCGGCGCATCCATCGACCGGCTGATGAAGCTGGACTACCCGCTGGAGGCGCTCCGCATCTATGTCGTCGACGACGCGAGCACCGACGACACCCCGGATGTCGTGCGCGACCGCGCATCCCGCTACCCGGGCAACGTCCACCTGCTGCGCCGCGAACAGGGCGGCCAGGGCAAGGCGCACACCCTCAACCACGGCATCGCCAAGGTGCTCGAGGACGACTGGATGGAAGCGCTCCTCATCATGGACGCCGACGTCATCTACACGCCCACCTCGCTGCGCCGCATGACCCGTCACCTCGCGGACCCGGAGGTCGGCGCGGTGTCGGCGTACATCCACGAGGGCAGCGAGGACCGCAACTGGCTGACCAAGTTCATCAGCACCGAGTACGTGCTCTCGCAGCCGGCCGCGCGCCGGGCGCAGAACGTGCTCGGCGCGCAGGCCTGCCTCGCGGGCGGCGCGCAGCTGCACACACGTGAGAACCTGCTCGCCATCGGCGGCCGGATCGACACCTCCACCCTCGCCGAGGACACCATCACCACGTTCGAGACGCAGCTGCAGGGCCGGAAGGTCGTCTTCGAGCCGCACGCGCACGTGCTCGCGGAGGAGCCGCGCGCCATCGACGGGCTCTGGAAGCAGCGGCTGCGCTGGGCGCGCGGCAACGTGTCCGTGACCGCCCGCTACGCGAAGGTCTGGTTCCGCCCGACCCGCCGTCACCACCTCGGCGGCATCAGCTTCGGGATCGTCTGGTTCTCGCTCTGGCTGCTGCCGCTGATCATGATCCTGTCGTCGATCGGGCTGGCCGGGCTACTGTTCCTCTCGAACGAGGTGGCGACCGGGGTGTTCCGCGTCCTGTGGATCTCGGCGGCCCTTGCGTACCTCTTCGTGCTGATCCTGGGCTCGCAGACCGACGGGGCGACGACCAAGCGCGAACTGGGTCACGTGCTGTTGTTCCCCGGGATCATCAACATGCTGGTGATGGTCACGGCGCTGTTCCCGCCCGTGATGCTGGTCTGGCTGCCCGGGCTCTTCGGCGTCACGCTCGACGGACCGGCCCTGTTCGCCATCACGCTGGCCATCTACATCTGGATCCCGTTCTCGATGGTGGTGGCGTGGCTGGCGCGCAAGGCCGAGAAGACGCGTGCGGGC is drawn from Leifsonia shinshuensis and contains these coding sequences:
- a CDS encoding glycosyltransferase; protein product: MLQWIGVVVCLILALSGLIPVVAAAATFVVIPFHAWINHYKKAAPYLPRVAIVVPAWNEGAVIGASIDRLMKLDYPLEALRIYVVDDASTDDTPDVVRDRASRYPGNVHLLRREQGGQGKAHTLNHGIAKVLEDDWMEALLIMDADVIYTPTSLRRMTRHLADPEVGAVSAYIHEGSEDRNWLTKFISTEYVLSQPAARRAQNVLGAQACLAGGAQLHTRENLLAIGGRIDTSTLAEDTITTFETQLQGRKVVFEPHAHVLAEEPRAIDGLWKQRLRWARGNVSVTARYAKVWFRPTRRHHLGGISFGIVWFSLWLLPLIMILSSIGLAGLLFLSNEVATGVFRVLWISAALAYLFVLILGSQTDGATTKRELGHVLLFPGIINMLVMVTALFPPVMLVWLPGLFGVTLDGPALFAITLAIYIWIPFSMVVAWLARKAEKTRAGRWLSPALIYLAGYGSLLCAITFDSYLKELAGTEARWDKTEKVGRVATG